One genomic window of Myxocyprinus asiaticus isolate MX2 ecotype Aquarium Trade chromosome 5, UBuf_Myxa_2, whole genome shotgun sequence includes the following:
- the LOC127440745 gene encoding gastrula zinc finger protein XlCGF57.1-like isoform X4: protein MKFVKEESEDISITEPCRMKHEDTEERRDLIEVKEESQELNDMEEKHHQYQTFDNFITGEDSFSVSKTEKNFSWKITQRTKVTNSFTCSHCGQSFTQAAHLTLHLQNHTGIWPFNCDQCGKKFSRKSSLKLHITTHTNEKPYVCAFCAKSFAHSVLLKAHERVHTGEKPYYCTSCGKSFSKRGYLNVHMKIHTGEKPFPCLQCAKSFRAKGDLQRHMRIHTGEKPYYCTSCGKSFSTRRHLDGHMKIHTGEKPFPCHQCGKSFRVKGDLKRHMRIHTGEKPYYCTSCGKSFSTRGHLDGHMKIHTGEKPFPCLLCGKSFRVKGNLQRHMRIHTGEKPFTCSQCGKSFTQAGHLKIHLQYHSGLKPFNCDQCGKTFMWASHLNTHMTTHTNEKPYVCSFCGKSFITSGHLKSHERVHTGEKPFKCTICEKNFTQLSSLKSHLKKSCPKL, encoded by the exons ATGAAGTTtgttaaagaggagagtgaagacatCAGTATTACAGAACCATGCAGAATGaaacatgaagatactgaggaacgaAGAG ACTTGATAGAAGTAAAAgaagaaagtcaagaactgaatgacatGGAGGAAAAACACCATCAGTATCAGACGTTTGATAATTTCATCACTGGTGAAGATTCTTTTAGTGTCTCAAAGACTGAAAAGAATTTCTCATGGAAAATAACTCAAAGAACAAAAGTCACCAAttctttcacctgctctcactgTGGACAGAGTTTCACACAAGCAGCCCATCTCACACTTCATCTGCAAAATCACACTGGAATATGgccatttaactgtgatcagtgtggaaagaaatTTAGTCGGAAATCAAGTTTGAAGTTACACATCACAACtcacacaaatgagaagccttacgTGTGTGCTTTTTGTGCAAAGAGTTTCGCTCACTCAGTACTCCTGAAAGCACACGagagagttcatactggagagaagccatactACTGTACTTCATGTGGGAAAAGTTTCTCAAAGAGAGGATatctaaatgttcacatgaaaattcacactggagaaaaacccTTCCCCTGCCTTCAGTGTGCCAAGAGTTTCAGAGCGAAAGGAGATCTTCagcgtcacatgagaattcacactggagagaagccatactACTGTACTTCATGTGGGAAAAGTTTCTCAACAAGAAGACATCTTGATGGtcacatgaaaattcacactggagaaaaacccTTCCCCTGCCATCAGTGTGGCAAGAGTTTCAGAGTGAAAGGAGATCTTAagcgtcacatgagaattcacactggagagaagccgtacTACTGTACTTCATGTGGGAAAAGTTTCTCAACAAGAGGTCATCTTGATGGtcacatgaaaattcacactggagaaaaacccTTCCCCTGCCTTCTGTGTGGCAAGAGTTTCAGAGTGAAAGGAAATCTTCagcgtcacatgagaattcacactggagagaagccttttacctgctctcagtgtggaaagagtttcacacaagcaGGACATCTCAAAATTCATCTGCAATATCATTCTGGATTAAAAccatttaactgtgatcagtgtggCAAGACATTTATGTGGGCATCACATCTAAATACGCACATGACAACTCATACTAATGAGAAGCCTTatgtgtgttctttttgtggaaaaagtttcattaCATCAGGACACCTGAAATcacatgagagagtgcatactggagaaaAGCCATTCAAATGCACTATATGTGAAAAGAATTTCACCCAATTAAGTAGTCTAAAGTCTCATTTAAAAAAGAGTTGCCCAAAATTATAA